A genomic segment from Rhizoctonia solani chromosome 11, complete sequence encodes:
- a CDS encoding pectate lyase has product MVQLSLATFAIVAGMFAQTALAAPSEKRAASCSFPNPSASTNVKLSAARTIKAGETFDGKNLRYGRGVKCGGQKEGGTKDAVFILESGATLANAVIGADQNEGVHCQGPCTIRNVWFEDVCEDAITIRQSSGTSTITGGGAKSASDKVVQHNGGGLVKIDSYCVQDFGKLYRSCGNCGTQVKRQVQISNIIARNGKLLAGVNSNFGDVATIETKTNSYTSLTSVCDTFQGNNKGDEPTTLTKNKANARLFKLVGTESILTNLEILRISLAIPSMNTVLDPVPFISAFLTPTMVEIDHSRQAHRYMEPYILSHLVSTIAQQSPHLRSLKLSNVAEQTRMGPIHAGQLANSLAQLRNLRILGIGPVALDPQVLAALGSLPYLESLTLSEPYDPLGLFSLERIDKPPQVIAKNGKLLAGVNSNYGDVATIDTKSNSYTSVKSICDTFQGNSSGKEPTTLTKNQSNSNCKFRRQLFEPNFSGLAELGVVFDFTHSLPNMTSFTHYTSFDTTLNVSEPRVLQALVTYLFEANNTS; this is encoded by the exons ATGGTTCAGCTCTCGCTCGCTACCTTTGCCATCGTCGCCGGCATGTTCGCTCAGACCGCGCTCGCGGCTCCTTCGGAGAAGCGCGCGGCCAGCTGCTCGTTCCCCAACCCATCCGCATCTACCAACGTCAAGCTGTCCGCAGCTCGCACCATCAAGGCTGGCGAGACCTTCGACG GCAAGAACCTCCGCTACGGCCGtggtgtcaagtgcggcggTCAGAAGGAGGGCGGCACCAAGGACgccgtcttcatcctcgagTCCGGCGCTACTCTTGC TAACGCCGTGATCGGTGCAGACCAGAACGAGGGTGTGCACTGCCAGGGCCCTTGCACCATCCGCAACGTCTGGTTCGAGGACGTGTGCgaggacgccatcaccatcaGGCAGAGCTCCGGCACCTCCACCATTACCGGCGGAGGCGCTAAGAGCGCGTCCGACAAGGTCGTCCAACACAACGGCGGAG GTCTCGTCAAGATCGACTCGTACTGCGTCCAGGACTTTGGCAAGCTGTACCGCTCGTGCGGCAACTGCGGCACCCAGGTCAAGCGCCAGGTGCAGATCAGCAACATCATCGCTCGCAACGGCAAGTTGCTTGCAGGCGTGAACTCGAACTTTGGGGACGTAGCGACGATCGAAACCAAGACGAACTCGTACACCAGCCTGACGTCGGTGTGCGACACGTTCCAGGGCAACAACAAGGGCGACGAGCCGACGACGCTGACCAAGAACAAGGCCAACGCTAG GCTATTCAAACTCGTCGGCACAGAGTCTATCCTAACGAATCTCGAAATCCTGAGAATATCCTTGGCCATACCTAGTATGAACACAGTTCTAGACCCGGTACCATTTATTTCAGCATTCTTGACGCCGACTATGGTAGAAATCGACCACTCCCGTCAGGCCCATCGTTACATGGAACCATATATTCTATCTCATCTAGTCTCTACAATTGCACAACAGTCCCCACATCTCCGCTCGCTGAAGTTGAGTAATGTTGCTGAGCAGACCCGTATGGGACCCATTCACGCGGGTCAACTAGCCAACTCgctggcccagctccgtaaCCTTCGTATTCTTGGCATTGGTCCCGTGGCTTTAGATCCTCAAGTGCTAGCAGCCCTTGGTAGCTTACCCTACCTCGAGTCTCTTACTCTGAGCGAGCCCTATGATCCCCTAGGACTCTTTAGTTTGGAAAGGATAGACAAACCACC CCAGGTGATTGCCAAGAACGGAAAACTCCTCGCTGGTGTCAACTCGAATTATGGCGATGTCGCGACTATTGATACCAAGTCGAACTCCTACACAAGCGTCAAATCGATTTGCGACACGTTCCAGGGTAACAGCAGCGGCAAAGAACCCACCACTCTGACCAAGAATCAGTCCAACTCCAA CTGTAAGTTCCGAAGGCAATTGTTTGAGCCGAACTTCTCAGGGTTGGCCGAACTCGGCGTTGTATTTGACTTTACTCATAGTTTACCGAATATGACCTCATTTACTCATTACACATCGTTCGATACAACTCTGAACGTCTCAGAGCCTCGAGTACTTCAAGCACTTGTTACATACTTGTTTGAAGCCAATAACACTTCTTGA